The window GAGCTATACATTTTAAACAACTCTATAAGCTCTCCAGCTCTATAGCCAGTCTCTTCTAGAAGCTCTCTCTCAGCAGTACTTCTAGGATCCTCTCCAGGCTCTATAGTTCCTGCAGGGAGCTCTATTATCCAGCTAAGAGGCCCTGGCCTATATTGTCTCAACATCAATATATGCTCGTTATCTAGCAACGGTATTATAACCACAGCCCCCGGATGGATCAATAGATCTCTTATAACCCTCCTATCCCCAAAGTCTATCGCAACCCTTGCGAATAAGAACCTCTTTCCTCTACAGAGGATCTCCTGGGAGATAGATATGGGACTTTTCATAATACCTACCACTCCCTACTCCTAAAACCATTTCATTAAAAGCTATTATCCTTAGATAGCATGGTAGCCAACCCAACTCAGATCCTTAGTAGTTCTCTATGATCTTAGCATATTTCGAAGACATCAACCCCTATATTATTAATCACAGTTTTTATCAAAGGAGCAAGTCTTTCAGCTATAGCTGGGCTTATATCAATTGCTGCCTTCCCTGGTTCTTTCTTCCTTTTTACTGCTTTCCTTTGCCTCGATTCTAAGGATCTTGTTATATTTAGATGCTTTGATCCCAAAGACTGTTTGAATTATCTTAGAAATATAGTTATCATCCGGCAGCGCCCTAGGACTCCCCAGCTTCACCGCCATGGCTTGTTTAAGAGCTTCTTTCGTTGCCCAATCCCTCACCTCCCCCTTTATTATCGCCTCTGCCACCTTAACTGCTATATAGAATTTCGAGAGCCTCTTTGATGTCTTCTCTTCTTCAGGAAATGCTTTTGAGAGTGCCTCTATGATCCTCGGCATATCGTCCCTATCTTTAAAGCCATAGTAATATCTTAGGAGCTCCACCCTAAAGATCTTCGATATAATAGATGAATCTAGGGGCGAGCCAAAGAGCTGTATCAATTTATCCCTCAAACCATTGTTATCACCCTTCAATATCATCTCGACGGCTTCAACATATCTCCTTTCCTGCTCGAATATATCTAGAACATGTTTCGGCAGCTCCGAAGCTATTCCCAGCCCCTCAACCCCTACTAGATATAGGGCTATGAGGTCTCTCTCATATATATCTGAGGGGTTCGCAGCTCCTCTTACAGGTTCAACACCGTCTTTCTCGTATCTTCTCCTCAGCATCTCGATAACCTCCTCTCTTGTAAGCTTCTCGCTAGACCTTGTAATGATCTCTCCCCATACATCCACAAGGATCTTCAATCTCTTCCTCTTCACATCCATAGATCATCAGCTCTCTGCGTCTCTATAAAATTATTAGAGAAACCCCATAATATTTAACCCAGTATAGCATTATAGCTGAAAGCCCCGCCCTCTAGGGCGGAGAGGAGATCAGCTAACTTATATCACCCTAAAAAGATATATCGCTAGGTGGCTATGTTGATAAAGACAAATGCAGAGGGCAGGTACGTAGTTAATAGGAAGGGAGAGAAGTATCTGCTGGAAATAAGAAGATCTCCTGATGGAAAGACCTTCATCGTTATTGAGAAGCTTAGAAAGCATGTATATGAGAAAGAAGGCGAGGAGATGATCTGGGAGCAAAATATTGAGGGCATAGAAGAGGTGGAATATGACAAGCTACCCCAAGAGGTGAGGGCTGCTTTCTCAAGTGCTACGAAGAGATAGTGATTAAAGAATCCATTTTAAACGCCATTATATCCAACACAGCATCTATGGAGATAGAGTCGTGTGGGCTGCTCATAGGAGTTTTCAGAGATACATATGCCGAGGTACTCGATCATAGAGTTGCTACTAATATCCTTAGAAGTAGATATGAATTCGAGATAGATCCTAGAGAATTGATAGAAACATATACAGAGGCTAAGGAGAAAGGGCTGGAGATTGTGGGTATATATCACACCCATATAAGCTATCCACCAATTCCTAGCAAGAAAGATGTTGAGGGTATGAAGCTATGGCCGATCCCATGGCTAATAATAAGCATGCCCAGCAGAGAATATGCCGCTTGGATGCTATGTGAGGAGAAAATCGTTAGGCTGAGGATAGCATTATCATAGCCCCAGTAGCTAGGCTGAGACGTAGAATAGAGCCCTCTCTTATCACAGCTTTGGTTTTTCACGGTGCTCTAGCCTTTATAGTTCCTTTATATATAGCTACAAATTTTTATATTTTATTTTATAAAATATAGGGGTATACGATCTATGGTTAAAGTTGTGACCTTCGATCTATATGGTACGCTGGTGGATTGGAGAAGCTCCATCGGAGCTCTAATCAAGTATGTTGCTGGATCTCAATATATTGAGGACTTCTTCCAATGCGATCTTGATAGTGTTAAAAGCCTAGCATCGTATAAACCATATTCAGAGATCCTGGCTCACTGCTTTAGAAAAGTATGTGAGAAGGCTCTAAAACCCTGGAGGGATTACTATGCAGAGGCTATAGCCATATCTTTCGCTAAATCTCCCCCATTCCCTGACACAATATTAGGGCTTAAGATTATCAAATCCATGGGGCTAGCCACAGCTATTATATCTAATACTGAGAAGAGACTTATCAAAATAACTATATCTGGGATGGAGCATCTAATAGATAGAGTTATAACTGCAGAGGATATAGGTATTTATAAACCTAGTAAGGAGGCCTTTATAAGAGCCTATAAATTGCTAGGCATTGGGTTTGATGAAGCTGTGCATGTTTCCTCATACCCACAATATGATCTAGAGCCTGCAAGATCACTTGGTATCAAGGCTATACATTTAAATAGATATGGATATATATGGGAGCCATCTATAGATAGTCTCGAAAAGATAGTAGATCTTCTTAAGCATTGAGGTCCGATCCAGCTTGGGCGCGCTGCAGGTCCTTGCGGACCCCACAGCACGCCCAAAGCGGCCGGCTTAACTTCCGGGTTCGATATGGGTCCGGGTGTTTCCCGGCCGCTATGGCCGGATCGGACCAATAATAATATATATCCAGAGGGTTATAAGCTTTTAGGCTCTATATATTCTTTCCTTTCTCAACATTCTTCCACGAGATCCACTCCTGCACAGCATCTATATCTGTGCCTGCTGTCTTCTCAACAACATGATCTATTTTCACTACGGCCGGCATTCTAACCCAGTGGCCCAGCAGTATTGCTTCGCCAATGTTTAGACCGGGTAGCTGGTCTAGGATCTCCTGTGTTAGACTCTCGGAGGCCCTGGCTATGTGAGCCTGATCCTCTGGCTGTACTATCCTCATTATCGCCATAGAACCCATCTGGCTAAGCACATCAGGATCCAACCCCCTAGGCCTCTGGGAGACGACTATCAGCCCTACACCAAACTTCCTCCCCTCCCTAGCTATATGCTCGGCTCGGGGCTTCGTAAGGGTGTCTCTATCGGTTGATAGATATATATGAGCCTCCTCAAGAACAACAACCACTGGGTGCGGGAGCCTAGGCTGATGTTCAGAGCCTTTTCTCCATGTAGCCGCCTTCCTCTCCTCAAGTATTCTGCCTAGCCAGTGTGATACAACCGCATCGGCCTGTAGATATGATGATAGGCCTGTGAGATCTATAACATTTATCCTCCCAATCATAGCCTGATCAGCTATGTCCTTCGCCTCATCATCTATGATCTTCTGAAGGAGATGCTTATTAGCCTCTATAGTCTCTATAACGGCCTCACAAGCCTTCACCATCTCCCCTCTTCTAGCAAGCTGTCTCTCCCTTTTCACACAGTTGATCATTGCCTCGAGATAAGATCTCTGTCCATCGGCCTCGCTATAGTCTAGCTCCTCCTTACACTTCTTGATAATGTTCTCCTGATTCTTAGCACCGTGCCTCACACCTATAAGCCTTGCAAACTCCTGCCAGCTGAGGTATCTAGGGTTTATCCTAGCCTTTATCACGTTAGGCCTTGGAAGCCCCTCGAATACAAGCCCCACATATTCTCCGTGGTAGTCGAATATGAATGTGGTTCCCCCTCTCTTAAGGATCTCCCTTGCTAAGAGGCTCACTAGATTACTCTTACCCATCCCAGTCATAGCTAGTATAGCTAGATGTCTCTGCACAATCTTGTTGAGATCCACCCTCACCTCCACATCAGGGTTCCTTAGAAGGGTTCCCACCCTAGCCCACTGAGGCCCCTCAGGAGCAAAGATCTTTGAGAGGGTTTTCTGCGAAGCCCTCCTAACCTCTATACCTGGGGGCGGGGGTATAGGTGGGATCCTCAGCTCATCCGGATCTCCTAGGATCTTCACATATGCCTTATAATATATAGCCCCCTCACTACCCTTATGAATATTTATCACCTTCCTGAGATCCTCTGGGGGGAGGGTCTCATCTATAACATATGAGCCTGAGAGGGAGCTCTGTATCAACCCTATCACAGTGATCCCGTTATACCTTATCTCAACATATTCTCCAAGCATAAGGGGTTTAGAAGATACTATGCTAACGCTATATGGCTTGCTCTCGCCAACCACATAGCCTATTACATCATCCCCTCTTGATCTCATAACGCTTTAGCAACCTCCCAGGCCTGCTCCTCAGATCCCAGCCCAAGGATCCTCTTAATCCTATCCATATCCCTCGAAGAAACCCTGGCCAGCTTATCT of the Sulfolobales archaeon genome contains:
- a CDS encoding NUDIX hydrolase, with amino-acid sequence MKSPISISQEILCRGKRFLFARVAIDFGDRRVIRDLLIHPGAVVIIPLLDNEHILMLRQYRPGPLSWIIELPAGTIEPGEDPRSTAERELLEETGYRAGELIELFKMYSS
- a CDS encoding HAD hydrolase-like protein yields the protein MVKVVTFDLYGTLVDWRSSIGALIKYVAGSQYIEDFFQCDLDSVKSLASYKPYSEILAHCFRKVCEKALKPWRDYYAEAIAISFAKSPPFPDTILGLKIIKSMGLATAIISNTEKRLIKITISGMEHLIDRVITAEDIGIYKPSKEAFIRAYKLLGIGFDEAVHVSSYPQYDLEPARSLGIKAIHLNRYGYIWEPSIDSLEKIVDLLKH
- a CDS encoding DUF2192 domain-containing protein; the encoded protein is MDVKRKRLKILVDVWGEIITRSSEKLTREEVIEMLRRRYEKDGVEPVRGAANPSDIYERDLIALYLVGVEGLGIASELPKHVLDIFEQERRYVEAVEMILKGDNNGLRDKLIQLFGSPLDSSIISKIFRVELLRYYYGFKDRDDMPRIIEALSKAFPEEEKTSKRLSKFYIAVKVAEAIIKGEVRDWATKEALKQAMAVKLGSPRALPDDNYISKIIQTVFGIKASKYNKILRIEAKESSKKEERTREGSN
- a CDS encoding M67 family metallopeptidase, translated to MIKESILNAIISNTASMEIESCGLLIGVFRDTYAEVLDHRVATNILRSRYEFEIDPRELIETYTEAKEKGLEIVGIYHTHISYPPIPSKKDVEGMKLWPIPWLIISMPSREYAAWMLCEEKIVRLRIALS
- a CDS encoding ATP-binding protein, coding for MRSRGDDVIGYVVGESKPYSVSIVSSKPLMLGEYVEIRYNGITVIGLIQSSLSGSYVIDETLPPEDLRKVINIHKGSEGAIYYKAYVKILGDPDELRIPPIPPPPGIEVRRASQKTLSKIFAPEGPQWARVGTLLRNPDVEVRVDLNKIVQRHLAILAMTGMGKSNLVSLLAREILKRGGTTFIFDYHGEYVGLVFEGLPRPNVIKARINPRYLSWQEFARLIGVRHGAKNQENIIKKCKEELDYSEADGQRSYLEAMINCVKRERQLARRGEMVKACEAVIETIEANKHLLQKIIDDEAKDIADQAMIGRINVIDLTGLSSYLQADAVVSHWLGRILEERKAATWRKGSEHQPRLPHPVVVVLEEAHIYLSTDRDTLTKPRAEHIAREGRKFGVGLIVVSQRPRGLDPDVLSQMGSMAIMRIVQPEDQAHIARASESLTQEILDQLPGLNIGEAILLGHWVRMPAVVKIDHVVEKTAGTDIDAVQEWISWKNVEKGKNI